The Candidatus Polarisedimenticolia bacterium genome has a segment encoding these proteins:
- a CDS encoding nucleotidyltransferase family protein, translating into MGEENALNPPVVDSSLALIILSAGRSTRMGEPKALLRFGNWTALELAVRNAAAAGLGRVVVVIGHRAEEIRAAHTFAGIGVDFSWVINRAPESEQIESLKIGLRSLEKEHLEAFLFQPVDYPLVTKLDFAALVLAHRAHSGPERVFIPTYKERRGHPVLCRAKMRDVFLDLPQGRTARDALELGGIVHVEVPNPGVVEDMNTPDDYRRLRDVFRRELSAGQAQKGRIA; encoded by the coding sequence GTGGGGGAGGAGAATGCCCTGAACCCCCCGGTCGTTGATAGTTCATTGGCCCTGATCATTTTGTCCGCGGGGCGTTCCACGCGGATGGGAGAGCCGAAGGCGCTCCTGCGCTTCGGCAATTGGACCGCCCTGGAACTGGCGGTGCGCAACGCAGCGGCGGCGGGCCTGGGCCGGGTGGTGGTGGTGATCGGCCACCGTGCGGAGGAGATCCGGGCGGCGCACACCTTCGCCGGCATCGGGGTGGATTTCTCCTGGGTCATCAACCGGGCGCCGGAGAGCGAGCAGATCGAGTCCCTGAAGATCGGATTGCGGTCGCTGGAGAAGGAGCACTTGGAGGCGTTCCTCTTCCAGCCGGTCGACTATCCGCTGGTGACGAAGTTGGACTTCGCCGCTCTGGTCTTGGCGCACCGCGCGCACAGCGGACCGGAGAGGGTGTTCATCCCCACCTACAAGGAGCGCCGCGGCCACCCCGTACTCTGTCGCGCAAAGATGCGCGATGTCTTCCTCGACCTCCCTCAGGGCCGGACCGCCCGGGACGCGCTCGAGCTGGGAGGGATCGTCCACGTGGAGGTCCCCAACCCGGGGGTGGTGGAGGACATGAATACCCCCGACGACTACCGCCGCCTCCGCGACGTCTTCCGCCGCGAGCTCTCGGCGGGCCAGGCGCAGAAGGGGCGCATCGCCTAG
- a CDS encoding helicase C-terminal domain-containing protein, with amino-acid sequence MADIRLVIPPPVRESLAAAIDQAGGNEVFFLARLAWDDETTARVAEVDVAARGNRSAVPAIIRRAEEWDLAIHNHPSGRLEPSEADFAVAHELANREVGFAIIDNRAERHYLVVSPFRKGPPGPQPVDPAEVEAVFGRGGPLAGALKDYEARAGQVAMAREVAEALNGNRVVALEAGTGVGKSFGYLVPSILWAVQNRSRVIVSTNTINLQEQLIGKDLPFLERTLKVKFKYALIKGRGNYACKRKLAEIEKEGVGDLVEKEDEVRQLRDLIAWAKTASEGSLAELGAPPPDRVWEKAMSETDKSLKVLCPFYGECFYYQAKRAAFKADIVVVNHHLFFADLAVRRVIGNYQIDLVVPGYERVIFDEAHHLEDVASQYLGVRISQLGFKSRFSRLVSPRDRKKGVLPHLAKTLRREGVPVAAERLERGLLADLPDIAARVDAELGSALALAQEEASRGRKDVEYGTVRDPQEEDLKIRLTDAPAQAAFRDAIDERLRAVSEEIGIVVKEAERVVGALENASSLTEERRKALLFEPTSLRDRLAKVRTDLEFFRSTEEKGQVRWVEVRGRRGDPRSRAVTFASAPIRVADDLKSAVYDPVRTVVMTSATLSVEGSVNYLGERLGLDQIEEERFRFGEFPSPFDYPRQVLTLVPDDFPDPGSGGYEEAVRGTVLEVLLRSRGRAFVLFTAYGLLRRTCESLRGPLASAGIGALCQGESGRTELLDRFREGPPRALFGTDSFWEGVDVKGEALSCVIITRLPFRVPSEPLQLARAEDLRQRGSDPFASFTVPQAVLKFKQGFGRLIRSASDRGVVVVLDRRIITKPYGRTFLRSLPPTRFLRGSTGKVLQSLGEFFSPGAPQRTMRGGGECPEPPGR; translated from the coding sequence ATGGCCGACATCCGCCTCGTGATCCCGCCTCCCGTCCGGGAGAGCCTGGCCGCCGCCATCGACCAGGCGGGAGGGAACGAGGTCTTCTTCCTGGCGCGGCTCGCCTGGGACGATGAAACCACGGCCCGGGTGGCGGAAGTGGACGTGGCGGCGCGGGGCAATCGGAGCGCGGTCCCGGCCATCATCCGGCGGGCGGAGGAGTGGGACCTGGCCATCCACAACCATCCCAGCGGCCGCCTCGAGCCCTCGGAGGCCGACTTCGCGGTCGCCCATGAGCTGGCGAACCGCGAGGTCGGCTTCGCCATCATCGACAACCGCGCCGAGCGGCATTACCTGGTGGTGTCCCCCTTCCGGAAGGGACCCCCGGGACCGCAGCCCGTCGACCCGGCGGAGGTGGAGGCGGTCTTCGGCCGCGGCGGCCCCCTGGCCGGGGCGCTCAAGGACTACGAGGCGCGCGCGGGGCAGGTGGCCATGGCGCGGGAGGTGGCCGAGGCGCTCAACGGGAACCGGGTGGTGGCGCTCGAAGCGGGCACCGGCGTCGGGAAGAGCTTCGGCTATCTGGTCCCGTCGATCCTTTGGGCCGTGCAGAACCGCTCTCGGGTGATCGTCTCCACCAACACCATCAACCTCCAGGAGCAGCTCATCGGCAAGGACCTGCCGTTCCTCGAGCGAACGCTGAAGGTGAAGTTCAAGTACGCGCTGATCAAGGGCCGGGGCAACTACGCCTGCAAGCGGAAGCTGGCCGAGATCGAGAAGGAAGGGGTCGGAGACCTCGTCGAGAAGGAGGACGAGGTCCGGCAACTCCGGGACCTGATCGCCTGGGCCAAGACCGCGAGCGAGGGGAGCCTGGCCGAGCTGGGGGCTCCGCCGCCGGACCGGGTGTGGGAAAAGGCCATGTCCGAGACCGACAAGTCCCTCAAGGTGCTCTGCCCGTTCTACGGAGAATGCTTTTACTACCAGGCGAAGCGCGCGGCCTTCAAGGCGGACATCGTGGTCGTCAACCACCACCTCTTCTTCGCCGATCTTGCGGTGCGCCGGGTCATCGGCAACTACCAGATCGACCTGGTGGTGCCGGGCTACGAGCGGGTGATCTTCGACGAGGCTCACCACCTGGAGGACGTCGCTTCCCAGTACCTGGGGGTCCGCATCTCGCAGCTCGGGTTCAAGAGCCGCTTCAGCCGCCTGGTCTCCCCCCGCGACCGGAAGAAGGGCGTCCTGCCGCACCTGGCGAAGACCCTGCGCCGCGAAGGCGTTCCGGTGGCGGCGGAGAGGCTCGAGCGCGGCCTCCTCGCGGACCTGCCGGACATCGCCGCGCGGGTCGACGCAGAGCTTGGTTCTGCGCTGGCGCTGGCGCAGGAAGAGGCTTCTCGCGGCCGCAAGGACGTGGAGTACGGGACCGTCAGGGATCCCCAGGAGGAGGACCTGAAGATCCGCCTCACCGATGCCCCCGCCCAGGCGGCTTTCCGGGATGCGATCGACGAGCGCCTGCGTGCCGTGAGCGAGGAGATCGGCATCGTCGTCAAGGAGGCCGAGCGGGTCGTCGGCGCTCTGGAGAACGCCTCCTCGCTAACGGAAGAGCGCCGCAAGGCCCTCCTCTTCGAGCCGACGTCGCTTCGCGACCGGCTGGCGAAAGTGCGGACAGACCTGGAGTTCTTTCGCAGCACGGAGGAGAAGGGCCAGGTGCGCTGGGTGGAGGTGCGGGGGCGGCGCGGCGATCCACGCAGTCGGGCGGTGACCTTCGCCAGCGCGCCCATCCGCGTGGCGGACGACCTCAAGTCGGCGGTCTACGACCCGGTGCGGACGGTGGTCATGACCAGCGCGACCCTGTCGGTGGAGGGGAGCGTGAACTACCTGGGCGAGCGGCTGGGCCTCGATCAGATCGAGGAGGAGCGGTTCCGCTTCGGAGAGTTCCCCTCGCCCTTCGACTACCCGCGGCAGGTCCTGACCCTGGTGCCCGACGACTTCCCCGATCCCGGCTCGGGAGGTTACGAGGAGGCGGTGAGGGGGACCGTGCTGGAGGTGCTCTTGCGGAGCCGCGGCCGGGCCTTCGTGCTCTTCACCGCCTACGGCCTCCTCCGGCGCACCTGCGAGTCGCTGCGCGGGCCCCTGGCCTCCGCGGGCATCGGAGCGCTGTGCCAGGGCGAGAGCGGCCGGACCGAGCTCCTCGATCGCTTCCGCGAGGGGCCGCCGCGCGCGCTCTTCGGCACCGACAGCTTCTGGGAAGGTGTGGACGTGAAGGGCGAGGCGCTCTCCTGCGTGATCATCACCCGCCTGCCCTTCCGCGTCCCCTCCGAACCGCTGCAGTTGGCCCGCGCCGAGGATTTGCGCCAGCGCGGTTCGGATCCCTTCGCCTCCTTCACCGTGCCGCAGGCGGTGCTGAAGTTCAAGCAGGGGTTCGGGCGCCTGATCCGGTCCGCCTCGGACCGCGGAGTGGTGGTGGTGCTCGACCGCCGGATCATCACCAAACCCTATGGCCGCACCTTCCTCCGCTCTCTGCCGCCCACCCGCTTCCTGCGGGGCAGCACCGGGAAGGTGCTGCAGTCGCTGGGAGAGTTCTTCAGCCCGGGGGCTCCGCAGCGTACAATGCGTGGGGGAGGAGAATGCCCTGAACCCCCCGGTCGTTGA
- a CDS encoding SDR family oxidoreductase produces the protein MKDELATFREQVAIVTGAGRGIGRSVSLALGRAGARVVLAARSGDQLEAVAGEIREAGGEAMPVPTDVSREEEVLPLFAAVKERFGRLDVLVNNAGAGAFGPLEEFTAADFDRVLSTNLRGTFLCAREALKIMKPRRSGTIINISSVVGFKGYPRQAAYTASKHGVMGLTKSLAAEAQEFGVRVSAVLPGGVDTELAAQARPDLHPEKLLQPEDIARTVMFLLSLPERAAIDEIYIRRRSSQPF, from the coding sequence ATGAAAGACGAGCTCGCAACGTTTCGGGAACAAGTGGCGATCGTGACCGGCGCGGGCCGGGGCATCGGCCGCAGCGTGAGCCTCGCCCTCGGCCGGGCGGGCGCGCGGGTGGTCCTGGCGGCGAGGAGCGGGGACCAGCTCGAGGCGGTGGCCGGGGAGATCCGCGAGGCCGGGGGCGAGGCCATGCCGGTGCCCACCGATGTCTCCCGTGAGGAAGAGGTGCTCCCGCTCTTCGCGGCGGTCAAGGAGCGGTTCGGCCGTCTCGACGTCCTGGTCAACAACGCGGGCGCCGGCGCCTTCGGGCCCCTCGAGGAGTTTACCGCAGCCGACTTCGACCGCGTCCTCTCCACGAACCTGCGCGGCACCTTCCTCTGCGCCCGCGAGGCGCTGAAGATCATGAAGCCCCGCCGGAGCGGGACGATCATCAACATCTCGAGCGTGGTGGGGTTCAAGGGCTATCCCCGCCAGGCGGCCTATACGGCATCGAAACACGGGGTCATGGGCCTCACCAAGTCCCTGGCCGCGGAAGCCCAGGAATTCGGCGTCCGGGTGAGCGCCGTCCTGCCGGGAGGAGTGGACACCGAGCTGGCCGCGCAAGCCCGGCCCGATCTCCACCCCGAGAAGCTCCTCCAGCCCGAGGACATCGCGCGCACGGTGATGTTCCTCCTGTCGCTCCCCGAGCGCGCGGCGATCGACGAGATCTACATCCGCCGTCGTTCGAGCCAGCCGTTCTGA